A single Anopheles arabiensis isolate DONGOLA chromosome 2, AaraD3, whole genome shotgun sequence DNA region contains:
- the LOC120895293 gene encoding uncharacterized protein LOC120895293, whose product MGQPLVSSCCRCYSLRSGSIATGVLGILLSIISIILIFTVRIDFKTILMDWLPQNVVKIIYALNLVMTILISLLMIMGVMKKNHFFMMPWVVLGLMLAIGLLISVIYNAVVYFIDGYVLGGTLWIVVGLLSVVIYVYLWIVVYSYFVTLKNENDRGRYSKQPYRR is encoded by the exons ATGGGCCAGCCGCTAGTCAGCTCCTGCTGCCGATGTTATTCGCTCCGAAGCGGATCCATTGCCACGGGAGTACTCGGCATTCTGCTCTCGATCATCTCGATTATTCTCATTTTCACCGTGCGCATCGACTTCAAGACCATTCTCATGGACTGGCTGCCGCAAAATGTGGTGAAAATAATCTACGCACTCAATCTGGTCATGACGATACTGATCTCACTGCTGATGATTATGGGCGTAATGAAG AAAAATCACTTCTTCATGATGCCGTGGGTCGTGCTGGGACTGATGCTTGCGATAGGATTGCTCATTAGCGTAATTTATAACGCGGTGGTTTACTTCATCGATGGATACGTTTTGGGCGGAACGCTCTGGATTGTGGTTGGGCTGCTATCCGTTG TCATATACGTGTACCTATGGATCGTGGTTTACAGCTACTTCGTGACGCTGAAGAATGAAAACGATCGGGGACGTTACTCGAAGCAGCCATACCGCCGATAA